The genomic DNA GTAAATTTAAGGAGTTAAAGGTCATAGTACTGACATTAACGGACCGACACACAAACTATCGGCAGCCATTAAAGACATTGACAGGTTGTGTACAataataactacatgtatatttatatgtatttgttgtgaaattatataaatacatgtaatagtacGATAAGTATGATTGTAATGTttgcaaattacaaaaatcCAGGATATCGTAGTAAAATCCGGGTCCAGTTTGACCAAAGTCTCAAGACAAAAGCTTATCAGAAAGAAACATTATTAAtacaatttatcattttatattaatttccgacatttcaaaacatttagtGTAGAAATAAATCCAAAGGTATAAAGTAacaaaacttaattaaaaaaagtaaatcagcTGTTTTTTATTCAACAGATAATAGCAAATAgtattgcatagcaatataatatttcctaCATGAATAACAAATAgctagcgtgcaataaattctaatataatTAGAATAATCAATAACAATAGAAAAAACGatgttttttctgtaaattttatgATACAGCTcgtgtaaaatatatattttactgttgTGAGTGGAGAAAAAATGTAATACATTAGTTATACATGTCGTACTAacggaatctgtttctctaatgacttttatccttctttttaaaaaaattacaccaAATGCACGTTGTTTTTCATGACTTCAAAATGGGAAATTGAGAAAAACCAGTACATTTTAAGCCATAAATTAATTTACACCTATCATTTGTCGAGAATAGATATCTCACTACTGAAGAGCAATATTTTCTCACACATGTCTAGAAATCtaaaaaagacagaaataaGGGAAATAGGTATTTTAAACACAGAGCaaacaacgacaaccactgaacgaAAGTGCTAGGCTTTTCAATCAGGACACCTGTTTTTGTTGGATATCTAAGTTAAGATTTTCAGTGTGAAGttcaaatatctaaatatataaaaggacGACTATTCATGTTAATATATGATACAATATAGTATAGAAACGTTTCCGTATGTCATATTTCACCTTCAACGGGTTTGACaaactgaccaatcgactcaatgaacTGCAATGCATTGTGGACTCCTTCTAGTTAACTACCACTTGAAAACTCGGGGAATTAGTTGGAAAACTGTCAACTAATATAATGCCTGGGACTCtcataatacatgtttttgttttatgaatatgcttattggaaaatatataatatactcTTCAATgtgcatgctcagattaaaaaagtattgtttCCCGGCTTCAAAATCCGACTTCTTTTCCATTATTATGCATTGTACATGAGTAATAATTTCACAGCGTGAAACAGGGAAATTTCAGAGGAAGTTACGACTGTCCAATCCGAAAAAATGTTTGAGCACTTTAAAAACTGTTTGATGTCATTCCAAAAACATATCTGCCTCGGAAAACACGATGCTCTGGCACTTTAACACTTCTGTCTGTACTGGATGTGGAAACTGTTTATCAGGATCTTAACTTAAAGTAAGAACATCATTAGTTTTAGTATgctaaacaaatgttttataaaagcgGGAACGGAAAtagctatatatattttataaagtttcatCCATCGTTGAAGTCCGTCTGATGCTAATTTTATCGTGAAAAATATACCTTAGAGGAATTGTTATAGCTTCTGTCCTATTAACGTATGTGCAATATCTCCTCTGGATCGTAGTGGGTACAATATTCCCTATTATGGTTTttctaaaacatgttttttaaatagaaataggAATATGAGATATGAGTGCTAAACGCGACATCTTTCCTTCCACGACACAATCTAGTTAAGTAAGCAAACACAGGTTCAATGCTGAAATGAAACCTATATCGGGACTGAAAACtacttaaatgtaaaacaattaagaaaacaacaacaaaaaacgaaCTTATTTATatccaaaagaagaagaagaattaaccaatacatagaagaaatattatatgttttgattcaacgttgcaatttttttctcaaaacatATCACAATTCACGTGCTTGTCGCACATAAGCatgtttaaaatagaaaaaaaaatatactaaaatatgtaaaaaaaaaaatagtacttatagattttgtcaaaactgtcagacaagaaatgaaaaaagtctttttatataaagatttgaccgttgtttttttttcgtttgaatatttttacactagaaattgttgggccctttatagcttgttgttcgttgtacgccaaggctccgtgttgaaagccgtacattgacctataatggtttacttgacGTTTAAATTGgtatttggatggaaagttgtctcattggcattcacaccacatcttcctatatctacataaaGTGATTGCTCTTTAGTATAATAAGTCATTAAGTAACAAGCAATACTTTAACAAAACATCTATATATGAGAGACAATCATCACAAAATCATGTTCTTCGTTATGACATGTACACTTTATTGGAGGCCATGAAATTAATCCTGCAAATCGTTTGAGTTAAGTTGCGATCGAATCTTTTATTTGTGCTCGCAAAAACTAAACGGTGTTGATACTATCACATTGTAGTAACCGaagacatatataaatattgtagtACACGTATATATGCAGATCAATATATACAGATAAAAATGTATTATCAGCAGTTCTGGTGAGGTTTTCATTtctctattttaaaatattttgtacaatttttcaCTATTCAGAATGGTAAAACATTCTCTGAAGTATTAAATATacttattatcactgaactagtatatatttgtttaggggccagctgaaggacgcctccgggtgcggttATTTCTCGCtaaattgaagacctgttggtgaccttcttctgttgtttttttctatggtcgggatgttgtctctttgacacattccccatttcctttctcaattttatctattttgtatgtattttgtGTAGTTAAGATCGATAAAAACATTAATGAATGGAAGAGTGAACAAGCtcttcatagataccaggataataaATAACGCTAGATGCACGGTTTtgtctacaaaacactcataGTTGACGCTctgtcaaatatttgaaaggcAAAAAAAGGCTgccaaatttatatatatatatatgtcttgtaGTACGACGcgagattaaaactgacgaggaaaggtaacacacggccaccgaaaTGCTTTATTATAGTGAAGACCAgatggtcgtgtggtctagcgggacggctgcagtgcaggcgatttggtgtcacgatatctcagtagcatgggttcgaatcccggctagggaagaacaaaatattgcgaaagcaaatttacagatctaacattgttgggttgatgtttagacgagttgtatatatgtaacactcagaaacgtgtccttccccctAATGTGTCCGATTCCCACAAACACGTCTAGTTGAAAAATGCGCCAAACCGTGTCATTAATATAAACGCCCATACGTGTCCATTTCTCAACTAATCTCCAAACGTGTCCAATCCCCAAAACGTGTACGTGTTATTTGGTTATTGTTATTTCATTGACGTATActaattttaccatttcataaaaaatatacataaggCACGTTAGTactttttcaaaccggaagaaTTAAACTGGGTTAAAGTGGGGGCGTTATTTCGACTATATCGTATATAAATTGTAAGCAGACATGTTGAGTTAAACTGCACAGTTAACGGGTCAAAGTGTCCCTTTCTCTGCGCGTTCAAACTTTAATGTTCTCTCTAATTAGGCATGATTCGCAATCAACAGTCTAAAGTGAATTTACTCAGTAGAActgaaaaaaatttcaaacttgtATGTTTTCTCTAATTTGCATGAAAaacttgcaactggacaatacgcAACCAGCAGTCTCAATTTGATCTTAACAATAGAacagtaaaaatattaaaacatgtatgttcaaatgtaaaaaaataaaaacaggtaGCCTATGTTCTCTTTTAATAGAacttcaaaaacattaaaacttgtatgttctctctaaatatgcatgacatacttgcaactggacTATACGTGATCATCAGTTTAAAGTTCAGTTTAAAGTTAATTTGTACAGTACAACTGTAAAAGCATTAAAACTTGCAAAACTATTGTGCGCTCTAAATATGCATAAActacttgcaactggacaatacgtaatcaacagtctaaagtttatttatacactacaaaataaatttgcaattaaaaccgGCGTTGATCACATAGCagtcatattcataaaaaaaagaatctataaaacttatgcatgaaatatttggcactggACGTTATGTTTCTTATCATGTGTCTTCAATGATGGTGGAAgtctaaaatttattaaaaaaacggATAACAAGTTTATAATTTGATGAGTTTTTGAAATACACACACATACTATTGACAAAAGTGAAACAAATGCTGTTAAAAGCCCGCCATGCAATATTCCGATAAATATAAAAGACATCATCGGAgtttataagtacaaaataGTCTTTCTAATTTATTTCTAGGTTCAACAATGAATCGAAAGTCTTCATTTTCAAGTTCTCCAAGAGATATGATAGAGGCAACCATATACTGTTTCCTTTTCCATACGATTAATCCAACTCCAGAACTATTTGTATGTTCGCctaaatgaatatgaaatacttgcaactgaaCAATAAGCAACTGCATTCAAAGTTACTTAGTAATAACAgattaattttgcaattattagAATCATTAAAAACCTACATGGAACTTACTTAATCTGATAAATGACAACTTCATCACGTGTGGCTCCCATCATAGAATTGCCGTAAACGTTATCAGCGATTTTATTTAGGTGATATATGTTAGCGCTAAAAGACGTATGACGTTTTGGCGTTAAATATTGGACACGTTAATAACaattatcggacacgtttgggggatatgaaatcggacacgtttggggaatattgtacattttgGACACGTTTAGGTAGGAAAGACACGTTTGGgagaatcggacacgtttggggggaaggacacgtttgggagtgttacatatatattatataacacAGCAGTATAAGACCATTTAGGCTATTTAATAATATGTGTTCACGAAATCTTAATATGGTGGTGTTTTCGattatttacaatttgttcGTGTTAAATACTAATTTATTAAAGCACTTTCTGCACTCAATTTAGTTTGATAATATAGTATtggtataccatgtatactgtACAATGATTAATGAATAATCGTAAACAATGTTATCATatgttaaattatgttttgaaaatcatctaacattttattttctgaaagcTACTTTCTATTTTGATGTACTACAGTTTACTTTTAAGCATATCCGatttttaaaaaccattattTTTTCTAGAAAAAGAAATCTATTCATGTCAACGATAAAAGCTTACATGACAGCTGTTGGTTTTTTTGCGTTATTTACTGTACCGTCCGTTATACTGTCCAGTTTTAGCTGATATATCTAGTATTAAACTTTTAAGAAACCATTGCGTGAGATGAACCGGCTGTTAGATCGGGCGAatcaactttcaatttcaaattaataaggttacaattgaaacaaaaataacacaCGTTATAGTATCATATTTACCCATTATCGGAAGACAATTGGTTTAACATACCGTACTTAAATcctatacattttaacaattgacTGGAAATTGATCGTTGTTAGCATTAGAGTTATACTGCAGCCTCCATTCTTTGGACCACATCTTTATTACActtgtattaatatatatacatatacatatattatatatattgttataagttaattactatatatatatataaaacttttgtGTGCTATTTCTATTGACTTGCATTTAAAGTATAAGTATGTTATTGTTTGTATAACTGAAATGTCTATTCTCTTGTTTTTTCttacaaaaaacaatatttcgCATCGTAAGACAGCTGTCTGTTGACTGGTTTGTATAGTTTCGATTTTGGCTTGTACGATTTATATCGTTTATATCGTTTATTTTGCATATTGCAACCAAAAATTGTGCGAATTACAGATTCGTCTGCGCCGTCGTATGGTAACAAATAGGATTCGATAAATTCTTCTGATTTCTTAGGAGGACAATAATGCTTAGGAGCGAGACAGAAGATATTTGGATTGTGTTTCATTGTTGTCCACGCTTCTTTGGAACGTTCCGCCTATTTTTGAAATGGAAACGCTCATGAGATTTAGGTTCTAGTACGATTtaatcttttcaattttgatattcaatgaAATTTGATCAAGCTAGTATTTAACTCTAGTAGAATCTTATTACTGACGTTGATCCATTGTAgacataaaatttataatattgtctaaaaatgaattttaataaagttGTTAATATATGATTAGTTTTCTTTGGTTCATATTGTATTTAAGagatattgtttaaatatattcgctcttttttatttatcatatttatgtagcagaattTTCCCTTGAAAACCTTCGAATACTGTCTTATATCCATTTCCATATGTCTAATGTACCATTCAAATCAGGACTTTCCTTTTAAAAATTTCCTCAgatatcagtattttttttctgttaacatGGCTTGAAGATCGCGTACATGTATACCATGAAGTATGTGTTGATCAGCCCTCCTCGCTCATGTGGAAGTTCATACGATTCCAACAATGTCTTACACTGTGTTTTCTTTATAGAGAGTCACATATGTTAATTACTGTTACTTGAAATTCACCTTTTTAACCTTATTGATCGATTATCGGACATAAATGAGagtaaaaaaatgagaatgtttATGTATTAAATAAGTTAAAGATTGAGAATACAAATAGGGAATGTATGAAAGAGACAATAACGTGACCACGCAGTAAAGATCGTGCAAGGCCACACAGGGGgtattattttggtctcttgtgacgagttgtctcattggaattcATACAACATCATCTTTGTTGTATTCTTAACCTTGTGACAATATTCCTCACCAGGAAGCGGGCCTCATATGGCCATTTGActtaaataattgttatttaaaGGGGAACCTAACGTGACACTGAACCCTGAAACAAATCACCCATGTCTTATATAAATAATCtaaaattagaattaaaaatccAATCAATAAGTGCATTCTTGATAATATGTTTAATAGAAGCGGTAACAGAAAAGTGTCTGGtagaaataattaaattgtcatttgtAGATAATAGACAATAATGATATCCAGTTACATCAACTttgttcaaacaaaatattaatgtattgaaataatatttttcttccTACATGTAAACTTAATGTAAATGGGGATTTTCAACAAATGCAACATTTGTTCTGTCAGTGAAAAagtaatattgaaaatgtagTGAACTCTCaataacatgttttatgttatttcgaatagatagaaataatattacagtcattccttataatTTGATTCTAAAATCCATCGTAAGCCGAAAAAACATGAAACCCGTTGATGACGTCAGGGTCACATGATAACATTTTGTCTACGAGCTGATAGACCAAACAGAGTCAGCCAATCAAAGACACATAACATCCGAAACTTAACTATTTTGCGATAACTTAAACAAACAAAGTGGGATGTTGGATATAGTAATATTAGTTTTGTTAACATATGTCGTAGGTAGCATTCGAATTATATTTCTTGAAATGAAAACAAGGATTTACATCGCAATAGTAAATATTAATGTGTGGTAAAATAATCATAAAGATAAATCATGACATGAGAACATGCCATTATAATATTATGCCTTTTGGTAAAATTCCACTGCCATCACGGTACGTTCTGTTTTTTGAACGGGTAGTGTCACAATATCGACTGGATGCTGCTTTCCAGACACTATGGCTCATTCTAGTACGAAGTGCGTCATAGAGTTTGAAAAGACCAAGAATATCAACACTTGCATATTTCAACATGTTTTCGTCCAGTGGCCTTTTCTTCCAAACATTACTCGATATATTCATACTTGACCGTCCTTGTAACTTGATATTCACTAATGTGTTGTCAGTCACAAATAACTCTAGGCAATGCTTAAGACTTCTGATCTTAGTATATCCAtttctgtatacatgtattcgATTGTTCACCTCTAGTATTTGAACGTCTAGTACTCCATTAAGTTTGACTTTGTGAATATGTAATAAAGCATCGGCATCTTCTCGGCAGTCGAACATCAGTTTTTCTATTCCACTGTCCTCGAGTATAGAACGGAGACCATCATCGAATACGCTGTTCcctattttcaaaatatcgaTTAGATAGACTAAATCTCGAGTGCCAATATTAACCAGTGTTACTGATCCAAATCTTGACAAATCTACTCCTTCGCAATCAACAGCTATCATTTGCTTGTTTTCTATCTTTTCCTGGAGCTCTTTCATGACTTCAATAAACTTTTCCTTCGTGTCAACATATTTGTAAGTGCTGGTTTCGTTCCTACCAATGTTTATGGTAATAGGAATCATAGTACCATGGTCATCCTTTCTGGCAACCTTCTCCTCCTTCTCATTAACAGGTTTTTCGTTTTGATCTGCCTTTTTATCTGAGGATTGATTGCTTTTCTCGACGTTTTCTGTTGTCAATGATCCTGATGAACTTTCTAAAGAAACTTTTACTCTTTTGGTTTTGACCTCACTGCTAGTTTGTTCTTCTGTGTCATCTCTGCCTAACGTGTCTATTTTGCGTTTAGTTGCCATTGTATGTTATCTTGTTATCCTGAAAAAAGAACAGAccgtttataaaatatattttgttctcAATTAACTACTGTATGATATCTACATGTAAAACTATCAATTCattgaatatatctagaacaaatatacaaaaaatcaccaaatacatatataaaaaagaaacgaCAAATTCTTGGCAAAACATGTGAAAGTCGCATGTTTGTCAGAGTTCtagatacatgtaattacatcaatatttatttaaaaaataaactagctcttacaattattaaaacaacaaatgaaTATGTAGATGAAAACTCCAATGCATAGATATGTTtgtagtattaaaaaaaatgcaacaaaaagTGTTTAATACTATATCCGTATGACCAGTCTCGCTGTAAAAATAAAGATGATTATAAAAGaagattttaacattttcagCAACATTTGTGTTggtcaaaatgaaataacaactgTAAGAGCCACTTTTGTTGACACTAAATAGCTCTTCCCCGTTTAAGATAACATATCCTATAAAACTCAAGTTTTTTCATACGTTGAACCATTGCAGAGCATATGTAATAATTCTTGATTTTGGAATGTAAAATTGAACACAATTTActgaaaatataattgaatattCGTCACaatttgtttgtctttaatGGTAGACATACCTGATATGTTTAgatgtatttgaataaaatttgagttctgcattattttttaaaagtgcattaATTTATTTGCTATAATGACACTTTACGGAATAATTCTTAGTTCCATGATACTTATATTACATGATGTCAGCATTTAACTTGGTCGATAGATATACCACCAACTTTATTATTGTAACATAATCTCTTACCGCATATCCGTGTGTTGAAAAGTTAATTCACACGACAAGATTTGactaacatattttgtactgcAAGATTGTGTAATAGAAGATTCTGGTATACACGTAAACAGATACATTTTTAATagattgtttacaaataataacgatacaatgtaaaatatattttgccattaaaaaaaagtgtcaatcACTATGAGCTCGAGAAATGTTTAACTAGGTACAAattgatttcagtatttttattagAAGAGTCAAGTTCCGTTACTAATTTATATATGCTTAACTAGAAcattgttaaaaaagaaaacaaaatcggTGAACAGGTTGCATCAAGTATTAGACGAATTTACAGTATAATAATATAAGTATTAGAGACTATTTTTTGTCAGTTAAACACAAACTAACACATATATCAAACTCCAaggaaaaaagtaaacaaaaaatttcATACTTAACAAAGAGGACTACCAAAAgctcatcaaacgaatggttGATActtgtcatatttctgactatGAGAAGATATTTCCTTATGACAAAATGTTGATTAAACCTGTTTTAGAGCTAACTAAACCTctgacttgtatgacagtcgtaatgaactccattatatttacaacagtGTTTGAGTTATTCGCGCTATCTTTTTGTGTCactttatttgttattaatttgaAACAATGATAAATGTTCTTTCAAATTCGATGAAAATGACTCTATTCCattataaaaatgtcaaacacatcaaatgaatgaagAACAACATGTATTCCTGACTttgaacaggcattttcttatggtGAAAATGATGGAACAAACCTGGTTTATACTTACCTTAATCtgtcacttgtatgacagtcctATACAATTCCATTGATgtgttaacaaaacaaacagacacaatagattaaaatgtcaaaatatgggtacagccgTCAACCtcgtgttatcatcttaatcactttATCAATGTACTTAGAATGTACAAAGACAAGATTTTGTATGTCTTCTAAAACCATATATCATATGACCTTTGTACTAGAATTAACATACATAATATGTACTCATTAGCAAGatcatttttttgatttttttcatagaaataacttataaaatagacaatagacaatatttaatGGCACTAACGCATTTACAATAAATGGTAATGACCGAATGGATAAACAGTTTGCAATACATGGTAGTAAAgtacaaacaattatatatatatatatatttgaataaaagattaaAGGTATAATGAAAATCTATTGCAATAGATTACTTCTTgcatttaatcattttttttacgaAAGAGGAAGAATACTTTAGTGatgtaatattaaat from Mytilus trossulus isolate FHL-02 chromosome 8, PNRI_Mtr1.1.1.hap1, whole genome shotgun sequence includes the following:
- the LOC134680738 gene encoding piRNA biogenesis protein EXD1-like, producing the protein MATKRKIDTLGRDDTEEQTSSEVKTKRVKVSLESSSGSLTTENVEKSNQSSDKKADQNEKPVNEKEEKVARKDDHGTMIPITINIGRNETSTYKYVDTKEKFIEVMKELQEKIENKQMIAVDCEGVDLSRFGSVTLVNIGTRDLVYLIDILKIGNSVFDDGLRSILEDSGIEKLMFDCREDADALLHIHKVKLNGVLDVQILEVNNRIHVYRNGYTKIRSLKHCLELFVTDNTLVNIKLQGRSSMNISSNVWKKRPLDENMLKYASVDILGLFKLYDALRTRMSHSVWKAASSRYCDTTRSKNRTYRDGSGILPKGIIL